A genomic stretch from Xiphophorus maculatus strain JP 163 A chromosome 14, X_maculatus-5.0-male, whole genome shotgun sequence includes:
- the LOC111611051 gene encoding transmembrane protease serine 9-like, whose translation MTRWVGPTVKPLTVLFFSFFPLQGDSGGPLMVQLQNSSQWVQAGVVSFGEGCAVPMKPGVYTRVSQYQSWISDTVTGMEPGFVTFTSAGIDSDLHFTCTTTTTTTTTTTTAHTSTTTAHTTTPSMTTDDSIFGSGETLSHFTHFMGIAVLALFLHFLVGGAWK comes from the exons atgacccGATGGGTGGGGCCaacagtcaaacctctcacag tacttttcttctctttctttcccctTCAGGGAGATTCAGGCGGACCTCTGATGGTTCAACTCCAGAATAGTTCTCAGTGGGTCCAAGCAGGGGTTGTGAGCTTTGGTGAGGGATGTGCTGTCCCAATGAAACCAGGCGTCTACACCCGAGTGTCCCAGTACCAGAGCTGGATCAGCGATACGGTCACTGGCATGGAGCCAGGCTTCGTTACCTTCACCTCGGCCGGCATCGACAGCGACCTACACTTCACCtgtactactactactactaccaccaccaccaccaccactgcCCACACCTCCACCACCACCGCCCACACCACCACTCCCAGTATGACCACTGACGACAGTATTTTTGGCAGTGGGGAAACCCTGAGCCACTTCACTCACTTCATGGGAATTGCTGTTCTTGCTCTATTCCTTCATTTCCTTGTGGGCGGTGCTTGGAAGTAA